CTTCAAAACCACATAGTTGCATATAAATTAACCTTTGTTTGATTCGCTGTATGCAACAGCTGCCTCAATGTATGACTTAAACAATGGGTGTCCGACACGCGGAGTAGAAGTGAACTCTGGGTGGAACTGCACACCAACAAACCATGGATGGTCTGCAAGCTCAATGACTTCACAAAGCGCTTCGTGCCCTGCCGAACGACCAGAGACAATTAATCCGGCCTCTTCTAGTCTAGGAAGATAATGGTTATTTACTTCATAACGATGACGATGACGCTCTACATAACGTTCACCACCATATACCTTGCTAATCAATGAGTCTGGCTTCATCACAAACTCTTGACCGCCTAGACGCATTGTTCCGCCAAGATTTGAGTTTTCATCACGTGTTTCAATTTTACCATCGTGATTAACCCATTCATCAATCAGCGCAACCACTGGATATGGCGTTTCTAGATTGAATTCGGTAGAAGATGCACCTTCCCAGCCGGCAACATGACGCGCAAACTCGATCAACGCAAGCTGCATACCGTAGCAAATGCCAAGGTAAGGGATTTTGTTTTCGCGAGCAAATTGAACAGCTTTAATCTTGCCTTCCACGCCACGCTTACCAAAACCACCTGGTACTAAGATGGCATCTTTACCTTTTAGGCAAGCCGCACCGTCACGCTCGATCTCTTCAGAATCAACGTACTCGATATTGATCTTTGTGCGGGTATGAATCCCAGCATGAACAAGCGCTTCGGTCAATGACTTGTAAGAATCCGCCAAGTCAACATACTTACCAACCATTGCCAAGTTAACTTCATGCTCTGGGTTTGCTTTAGCAAACACCAGTTTTTCCCACATAGACAAATCAGCTGGACGTGGGGTTAGGTTCAACTTACGGCAAACGATTTCATCCAAACCTTGCTGGTTAAGCACACTTGGAATTTTGTAGATTGAATCAACATCGTAACAAGAAATCACTGCGTTTTCTGACAAGTTACAGAAAAGGCCAATCTTACGACGTTCATCATCAGGCAACGGACGATCCATACGGCAAATCAACACGTCTGGTTGAATACCGATTTCACGCAACTCTTTTACAGAGTGCTGAGTTGGTTTGGT
The DNA window shown above is from Leeia speluncae and carries:
- a CDS encoding CTP synthase, whose amino-acid sequence is MTKFVFVTGGVVSSLGKGIAAASLAAILESRGIKVTMLKLDPYINVDPGTMSPFQHGEVFVTEDGAETDLDLGHYERFITNKMKKANNFTTGQIYESVIKKERRGDYLGGTVQVIPHITDEIKHFIGLGASEAEVAIVEIGGTVGDIESLPFLEAIRQMGVQLGRENTCYVHLSYVPYLAAAGEIKTKPTQHSVKELREIGIQPDVLICRMDRPLPDDERRKIGLFCNLSENAVISCYDVDSIYKIPSVLNQQGLDEIVCRKLNLTPRPADLSMWEKLVFAKANPEHEVNLAMVGKYVDLADSYKSLTEALVHAGIHTRTKINIEYVDSEEIERDGAACLKGKDAILVPGGFGKRGVEGKIKAVQFARENKIPYLGICYGMQLALIEFARHVAGWEGASSTEFNLETPYPVVALIDEWVNHDGKIETRDENSNLGGTMRLGGQEFVMKPDSLISKVYGGERYVERHRHRYEVNNHYLPRLEEAGLIVSGRSAGHEALCEVIELADHPWFVGVQFHPEFTSTPRVGHPLFKSYIEAAVAYSESNKG